The Kribbella shirazensis genomic interval AACCGCCGTACGTCGGCCCGCGGCACGTGCGACCAGAAGAACCCGGAGAAGATCGCGTCGAAGCGGCCCGGGACCGCGCCGAGGTCGTACGCGTCCGCAGTCTCGAAACGCACCTCGGCGGGGCCGTACGACCGGGTCCGGGCGACGGCGAGGGTCTCGTCGTTCAGGTCGGTGGCGACCACCTTCTCCGCGGTGGTCGCGAGTGCGGTCGTCCAGTAACCGGTGCCGGCGGCAACTTCCAGGACCGAGCGGCCGGCGACGAGCGGCGGCAGGAGGGCCCGCAGACGTGCGAGGTCGTCCTGCCGCTCCGGCTTCTCGTACACCGCGTCGTACTCGGTGGCACGCTCGCGGTAGTAGTCGGCCAGCTCGCTCATCCAGAGACTGATCTCGTCTTGGGTGTGAGCAGGAACGCCCCGACGTACAGCAGTGCGGCGATGATCAGCAGGCCGTGGAAGCCGATGATCAGCGCGGCGTACTCGAGGCAGCCGCCGAGCATCGCGCCGAGCAGGTTGGCGCCGAAGGACGCAGTGCCGTCAGCTGTGTCGGTGAACCGCTTCGCGAAGATCACGTTCGCCGCGAAGATCGGCAGGAACGCGATCAGCACCGCGACCACCGCGCGCAACCCGACCGGCATCCCGAGCAGCCAACTGTCCGGGAACACCCACGACAGCGCGAGCCCGCCGAACAGTACGGCGAACATCACCTTCATCGGCGGTGTCTTGAACCGTCTCGTCACTTCGACCGCCGCGAGCACCGCCACCAGCACGCCGGCGAACACGATCGCGTTGACCACCCACGTCGTACCGAACAGCAACGCGAACCCGGTGATGCTCTTGGTCTCCAGCAACATGAAGCCCGCACCGAGCAGGAACAGGTCCGCGTACGGACGCATCCGCCGGTACGACGCGCCGCCGCCGGCGATGCCGACGCCGACGAGACCGGCGACCAGGATCAGTGCGAGCGTCACGAGGTACAGCCCGGGGATCCGGTCGGTGAACAGGTACAGGAACGGGCGGTTGTCGGTCGCCGGGGGCGGCGTGGCCTCGGTCGCGCCGGCCCACTCGGCCCCGCAGGTCTGGTCCTTCTCGGTCAGCCCGACCGTCACGACCGCCTGCTGCAGACCGTCGCCGATCTTGTCCACACACGGCTTGTGCCCGAACGCCTGCTCCGCCGTCGACGCCAGCCGGTCGATCAGCCAGGTCTCGCGGTAGTAGTTGTACATGGCGAACGCGCCACCCGGGTTCAGGTGGTCACGCGCGGACTCGAACGCCTGCTGGGTGAACAGGTAGCTCTCCAGCCGCAGCGAGCTCGCACCGTTCACCAGCGTCAGCGAGTCCGGCAGCGCCAGCAGGATCAGGTCGTACTTCTTGTCCGTCCGCGACAGGAACGCGCGACCGTCGTCGATGTGCGACGACACCCGCGGGTCCTGGTACGGGCGGTCCGGGTGCAGCGCCTTGCCGATGTCCCGGATCTCCGGGTCGATCTCGACCGCGTCCACGTGCGTCGCGCCCTTCTTCAGCGCGATCGCCACGTCCGACCCCGAGCCGGCGCCGATGATCAGCACGTTCTTCGGCTGCTTGCCGGCGTTCGCCCGCTCGTACGGCAGCCCGTACTGCGGCTCCCACTGCAGCCGCGCGTCCGCGGGGATCGCCTGCTGGTGCGGTACCCCGTTCACCGTGATGGTGAGCAGCGGCACGCCTTCCCACGTCGACTTCTTCGTCTGCACCTTGTAGTACGGCGACCAGGAGTTGTCCGGCCGCGTCGATTCGTGGAAGAGCACGCCGAGCATCACGAGCAGCGGCGACAGCACCAACGCGGCACTCACCCCGGTGGCGACCGCCCTCCGTCCGGGCACCGCCGCGGAGCGCGGGATCATCAGGAGCCCGAACATCGCGGTGACCAGCACGCCCCACCAGATCGGCGGCGCGCCGAGGAACGACAGCGCGGTGAACGTGATGATCCCGATCAGACTGCCGACCAGGTCGAAGCGGTACGCCGTGAGTCGCGGAAGCTCCGCGAAACAGCGGCCGACCAGCTCGGCCGGGCCGGCCAGCACGACGGCGGCCGCGACGAAGACGATCGGCAGGATCACCCAGACCGGCGGGCCGGTCGTGTTCAGGCTGGTGAAGTAGATGACGCTCGAGGAGCTGCCGCGGTCGACGGTCACCGGCTTCCACGCGATCACCAGGACCAGCAGGCCGAGCATGATCGGCGAGTAGAACGGCAGCCGTTTCGCCCGGCTGGACCGGAGCACACCGATCCCGATACCGAGGAACGAGCCGAGCAGCACGAAGTTCGAGAAGTAACTCAGGTGGACGACGTTGGACCCGGTCCAGCGGATCAGCGCGAGCTCGACGAACAGCATCAGCGCGCTGGAGGCGACCAACCGTGTCCGAACACCGAACGGGCTGGGCCAACCGGTCGTGACGACTTGATCAGTAGCGGAGTCGACTGCCATGCGGGGCGACGTTACCGGATATCAGGGTGTTGTGCGTCACCCCGCCAGGCATGTGACGAACTGGTCAGCGGCGACGGGCGAGCTTGGGGAGTTCGCAGCCGGACTTGTTCAGGTCGAGGGTGCGGTTCGCGGTCAGGCAGGTGTAGAGCCACCAGGTCTGCTGGCCGTACGCCGCTCCTTGGTCGACCGTGACGTTGCCGTCGGCGTCGACCTCGCAGGGGTTGTTCAGGGTGCAGCGCTCGCCGTCCTCGTTACCCGTGTTGTTGACACCGATCACCTCGCCGGTCGAAGTGCTCACGACCGGTGAACCCGACGTACCGCCGATCGTCTCGCAACCGGGCTGCTGGTACTTGATCGAGTTCTGCCAGGTCCAGTCGCCCTCGCGGAGCTGCGGGATCGTCGCCTGCACCGAGCAGGTGTAGATCCGCTTCCAGTACCCGGACACCACGGCCATGCCGGCGCCGTCCGCGGGGCCCTGCTTGGCGAGCGTCAGCGGGGTCACGTTCAGCCGGCTCTTGATCGCGCCGTAGGTCTCGCTGACCTGGTACACGATCATGTCGGTCTTGGTCATCGTGCCGAACAGGATCTTCTCGGCGCGGATCGTGCCGGCGCTGCTCGAGTCCGGCTTGAGCAGCGTGATCGACCGCGTCGAGGTCTTGTTCACCAGGACCTGGCCGGGCTGCAGGAACCCGCCCTCGTAGCAGTGCCCGTTGGTGAGCACGAGGGCCTTGTCGGTGTCGACGGATTCGGCGTACCGGACGAGGGAGGCCGAGCAGTTGCTCAGCGCCGCGATCCCGGTGAAGTCGGCACCGGGCGCGGCCTGGGCCGAGCTCGTACCGAGCAGGCTGCCAAAAAATGTCACTGTGGCGGCCGTGGTACCGGCCAGGAGTGTACGGAACAGTTTCATGG includes:
- a CDS encoding class I SAM-dependent methyltransferase, translated to MSELADYYRERATEYDAVYEKPERQDDLARLRALLPPLVAGRSVLEVAAGTGYWTTALATTAEKVVATDLNDETLAVARTRSYGPAEVRFETADAYDLGAVPGRFDAIFSGFFWSHVPRADVRRFAQGLLERVEPGGVVIFADNRFVEGSNHPITRTTADGDTYQTRRLSDGRTFEVLKNFPAREQFAADVGRPVEWTELTYFWLATVC
- a CDS encoding spermidine synthase gives rise to the protein MAVDSATDQVVTTGWPSPFGVRTRLVASSALMLFVELALIRWTGSNVVHLSYFSNFVLLGSFLGIGIGVLRSSRAKRLPFYSPIMLGLLVLVIAWKPVTVDRGSSSSVIYFTSLNTTGPPVWVILPIVFVAAAVVLAGPAELVGRCFAELPRLTAYRFDLVGSLIGIITFTALSFLGAPPIWWGVLVTAMFGLLMIPRSAAVPGRRAVATGVSAALVLSPLLVMLGVLFHESTRPDNSWSPYYKVQTKKSTWEGVPLLTITVNGVPHQQAIPADARLQWEPQYGLPYERANAGKQPKNVLIIGAGSGSDVAIALKKGATHVDAVEIDPEIRDIGKALHPDRPYQDPRVSSHIDDGRAFLSRTDKKYDLILLALPDSLTLVNGASSLRLESYLFTQQAFESARDHLNPGGAFAMYNYYRETWLIDRLASTAEQAFGHKPCVDKIGDGLQQAVVTVGLTEKDQTCGAEWAGATEATPPPATDNRPFLYLFTDRIPGLYLVTLALILVAGLVGVGIAGGGASYRRMRPYADLFLLGAGFMLLETKSITGFALLFGTTWVVNAIVFAGVLVAVLAAVEVTRRFKTPPMKVMFAVLFGGLALSWVFPDSWLLGMPVGLRAVVAVLIAFLPIFAANVIFAKRFTDTADGTASFGANLLGAMLGGCLEYAALIIGFHGLLIIAALLYVGAFLLTPKTRSVSG
- a CDS encoding S1 family peptidase; translation: MKLFRTLLAGTTAATVTFFGSLLGTSSAQAAPGADFTGIAALSNCSASLVRYAESVDTDKALVLTNGHCYEGGFLQPGQVLVNKTSTRSITLLKPDSSSAGTIRAEKILFGTMTKTDMIVYQVSETYGAIKSRLNVTPLTLAKQGPADGAGMAVVSGYWKRIYTCSVQATIPQLREGDWTWQNSIKYQQPGCETIGGTSGSPVVSTSTGEVIGVNNTGNEDGERCTLNNPCEVDADGNVTVDQGAAYGQQTWWLYTCLTANRTLDLNKSGCELPKLARRR